The Streptomyces sp. NBC_00483 genome contains the following window.
TACCGGGCGTCGGGCGGTCCGGGTTCACGACGGGCGGTGCCTGCCGGTCGGGAGGGAACACGCTGGGCAGCGTGCCGCGGTCGCCGGGGCCGAACACCTCGATGGGCGGCAGGGTCCGGCCCACGATGTTCGAGGGGCCTGTCGCGTAGAGGGACGGCCAGTCGGCGACGTGGTCACTGTGCAGGTGGGTCAGGAAGACACCTCGTACCCGCGTGAGCGACGAGCCGAGGTGGTCGTCAGGACCGAGCCCGCTCTGCACCAGCCGGTGCAGCGCCCCTTGTCCCAAGTCGACGATGTACACCCGGTCTTCGTACACGACCGCGCTGGAGACACCGCATCGCGCGCCGTCCGCCCAGGCCGGGCCGCCGGCCGTGCCGAGCAGAACCAGACGGGTGCGATGGCGGCTCGCGGTGCGTCCGGTGGCCTGGGAGCGTGCGGCGGCGGACCCGGATCCGAGGGCGAGCAGGCCGCCGGTGGCGGAGGTCGCGCCCAACGCCTGAAGGAAGCGGCGCCGGTCGGTGCGGGGCGCCGGGGCGCTGTGGGAGAGGGCGTGGTCGAGCAGATGGCACACGTGCGGTGGACCTCCTTGGACCCGAGCGGGTGTGCTCGGGGTGTCGGGTGTGCTCGGGATCTCGGGCGGCAGGCGTCAGGCGTCGGACCCGGGGGAGACGGGCGATGCGGGGGACATGGGTGGCGCCGCCAGGGCCGCGTCCGGACGGTCGCCCGGCTCCCCGCTCGCGGCAGCGAGCCCCCGACCGGTCTTGCGCAGATGCGTCCACAGTCCGAGGAAGCCGGCGAGGAAACCGCTGATCAGCCCGGACACGGCGTGGTTGGCCGCGTTGGCGGCGGCGTTCAAAGGCATGCCGACGACCAGGTAGTTGGCCACCGCGCTCATCACCGCGCCGATGACACCCCCGATCAGCCCGCTGACGAGCGACACACGGACCGCCGACGGGCCCGTGGACACGACGCGGCGCCCGGCGCCGGACGGCCCAGCCGTCGGCACGCCCTCGATGCCGAGGACCCGGTCGAGCGCCACCGGGCCCGGACCCGAGAGTGCGACGGCGAGGAAGCCGGCGATGAGCACCAGCGGAAACTCCGCGCCCGCGCCACTCGCGGCGCCCTGCTGCGGCGTGATGAATCCCGTGTCCGTATTGACCAGGGCCAGTGCGACACACAGGTGGACCGACAGCAGCAGCGCCGTGAGCCGGGACAGCAGCCCCACCACGAGGAACAGTCCGCCGAGCGACTCACCGAGAGCCACGGCCCAGCCGACGGCCGAGGGCGCGGGGACGTCCAGGCTTGCGAGGAAGGCACCGAAGCCGTCGGGACCGTGCACCAGCTTGTCCACGCCGTGCACGGCCATGACGGCCCCGCAGGCGACCCGTGTCACGCACGGGCCGGCGGAACGCAGCCCGTGCAGCGGGGCGATGCCAAGGGCGCGCCGCAGCGCCGTGGTCCTGGAAGGGGCCATGACGGGGTCCTCTCGGAGGGGTGACATGCCGGTGCCTGGAGTGCGTCACGGGCACGTCGGCCGGTGACGTATGCGCAACTGTGCTGGTGACAGGCCCGGTTGGGAATCCTCCGGGTCATCGCGACTTCGGATGCCGCTCATCCACCGCGTGGATGCCGGGGGAGCGGAACATCGCATCCGCCCGCCCGGTCGATTCAGGCCCCCGCCCCGCCGTCCACCGGCACCACCGCCCCGGTCACCATCGACGCCCGGTCGCTGAGGAGCCACGCCGCCGCCTCGGCGACCTCGCGGGGTTCGGCCATCCGGCCG
Protein-coding sequences here:
- a CDS encoding DoxX family protein, which produces MAPSRTTALRRALGIAPLHGLRSAGPCVTRVACGAVMAVHGVDKLVHGPDGFGAFLASLDVPAPSAVGWAVALGESLGGLFLVVGLLSRLTALLLSVHLCVALALVNTDTGFITPQQGAASGAGAEFPLVLIAGFLAVALSGPGPVALDRVLGIEGVPTAGPSGAGRRVVSTGPSAVRVSLVSGLIGGVIGAVMSAVANYLVVGMPLNAAANAANHAVSGLISGFLAGFLGLWTHLRKTGRGLAAASGEPGDRPDAALAAPPMSPASPVSPGSDA